The Acidipropionibacterium virtanenii DNA segment ATCGTACGTGCCGGCCGCGCCGAGGCCTCCCTGTGCTCATCGGGGCGGCGACGCCGGCGGGTCAGCACCATCGCGTCGCGGTGCACCACCTCCCGGGACGCTCCGTCCCCCATCTCCCGGGCCAGCCAGGCGCTGGAGCGGCCTCGCATCTCGCGCACCTCGTCATGGGAGTAGGAGACGAGGCCACGGCCCTCGGTGCGCCCGTCCGGTCCGATCATCAGAACCGGGTCCCCGGCCTGGAAATCGCCGTGCACCTCGGTGACGCCCACCGCCAGCAGGGATGCCTTGCGGTCCCGCAAGGCCTTCACGGCCCCGGCGTCGACATGGATCTCGCCCTGCGGCGAGGCGGCATGGGCCAGCCACAGCAGCTTGCGGGGACGCCGCCGGGTGCCCGGCGCGAAATAGGTGCCGACATCGTCCCCCCCGATCGCCTGGATGGCGTCCGCCGCCTCGGCCAGCACCACCGGTATGCCGGAGGCGGTGGCGATCCGGGCGGCCTCCAGCTTGGTGGCCATCCCGCCGGTCCCGACCCCCGAGCCCGACCGGGAGGTGTCGACCGACAGGGAGTCGACGTCATCGACCCGGGAGATCCTCTCCGCGCCGGGTTCGGAGGGGTGAGCGGTGTAGAGGGAGTCGACGTCGGAGAGCAGCACCAGGGCCTGGGCGCGGACGAGCTCGGCCACCAGGGCCGCCAGCCGGTCATTGTCGCCGAAATGGATCTCTCCGGTGGCGACTGTGTCGTTCTCATTGACCACCGGCACCACGCCCAGGGCCAGCAGCTTGCCCAGCGTCGACCAGGCATTGCGGTAGCTCTTGGGGCGCACCAGATCCTCCACCGTCAGGAGCACCTGCCCGGTCGTCACGTGGTGTCGGGCGAAGTCCTCCTCATAACGGTGCAGAAGAATGCCCTGGCCGACCGATGCGGCAGCCTGCCGGCCGGCGAGATCGCGCGGCGGCCGGGACATCCCCAGCGCCGGGAACCCGGCGGCGATCGCCCCCGAGCTCACCAGGACCACCTGACGCCCGCCGGTGCGTGCGGCGGCCAGGGTCTCCACCAGGGCGTCCACCTTGGTGACGTCGATGCCTCCCCCGGGCTGGGTGAGGGAGGAGGACCCGACCTTGACGACGATCCGGTCGGCCCCGGCGATGTCGGCCCGCCCGGAGACGGGTGTACCGGTGACCCGATCAGTCGTCGCCATCGGAACGGTCTCTCTCCTCCGCCAACCGGGCCCGCCAGGACCTGCCCCTGGGATCGCGCCCCTCGACGCCGAACTCGTCGCGGGCCTCGTGGTACTCCTTGTCCTCCTGGCGGCGCCGGGACGCCGAGGGGCGCTCCCCCTCCAGCCGCTGGTCCTTGCCGCGGCGCGAGAGGATCTCGGCCCCGGACTCGACCTGGGGAGCGAAGTCGAAGATGACGGCGTCCTCCCCGCCGACGGCGACCGCGTCGCCGGCCTGGGCCCCGAGGGCCAGCAGTTCGTCCTCAACCCCCAGCCCGTTCAGCCGGTCGGAGAGGTATCCCACGGCCTCCGGGTTGGAGAAATTGGTCTGGGCGACCCACCGCTCGGGCTTGGCGCCGCTCACCTTCCACAGGAAGCCGCCCTCGCCGTCGCCCTGCTTGCGGATCGTGAACTCCTTGCCGCCGCCGACCGGGACGGGCCGCAGTACGATCCGGGCGGCGGGAGCCTCGGGTTCGTTCTCCCTGGTCCGGGCCACGATCTCGGCCATCGCGAATCGCAGTTCGTTGAGACCCTGCCCGGACTTCGTCGACACCTCGAAGACCCGCAGTCCGCGCGCCTCGATGTCCGGCCTGACCATCTCGGCGAGTTCGGCGGCGTCGGGGATGTCGACCTTGTTGAGGACCACCATCCGGGGCCTGTCCTCCAGGCCACCGTGCGCCGTCAACTCCCCCTCGAGGACGTCCAGGTCGGTGACCGGATCGCGCCCCGGCTCGTAGGTGGCGCAGTCGATGACATGGACCAGCGCCCGACAGCGCTCGATATGGCGCAGGAAGTCGAAGCCCAGTCCCTTGCCCTGGCTGGCGCCCGGAATAAGACCGGGCACGTCGGCGACGGTGTAGGTGGTCTCCCCGGCGACCACCACCCCGAGATTCGGGACCAGGGTGGTGAACGGGTAGTCGGCGATCTTCGGCCGGGCGCGAGAGATCGATGCGATGAGGCTGGACTTGCCGGCCGAGGGGAATCCGACCAGCCCGATATCGGCGACGACCTTGAGCTCGAGAGTGACCTTGCGCTCCTCGCCGGCCTCCCCGAGCAGGGCGAAACCCGGGGCCTTGCGCGCCTTGGTGGCCAGCGCGGTGTTGCCCAGACCGCCACGGCCCCCGGCGGCCACGACCAGCTCCGCGCCCGCCCCGGTGAGATCGGCGAGCACCTCGCCGGTCTGAGCGTCGGAGACGACGGTGCCGTCGGGCACCGCCAGGACCACATCCTCGCCGTTGGCACCGTTCTGGTCGTCACCGCGGCCGGCCTCCCCACGACTGGCCTTGCGCACCGACAGGCGGTGGTAGTCGACGAGTGTGGTCAGCTGCGGATCGACCCTCAGCACCACGGATCCGCCCCGTCCGCCATTGCCACCGTCGGGGCCGCCGAGCGGCTTGAACTTCTCCCGACGCACCGAGGCGCAGCCATCGCCTCCCTTGCCGGCTACGGCGAGAAGGCTCGCTCGGTCGACGAAAGACGGGATGGCCATCCGGATCCTCCTGATAGGTGGTGTGGCGGGACGGGCCCACCGGTGAGGCCAACCCTACTTGGAGGGTTTACCTCACCGCCGCCTTCCAGGCCTCCTTGAGGTAGGGCCAGGCCTGGTCCCACATCTCCCGGACCTGATACCCGGAGCTGGTGACGTTCACCAGCTCCTGCGACAGGGATCCGCCGGCCTCCTTGCTGAGGATCACCGCACCGATGACCCCGGTGAGAATCGTCAACAGCAGCCCGATACCGGCCGTGCGGGCCCAGATGCCGCGCTGCTTGCCGCGGTCGGCCCGCCTGCGCCCCTTGGAGAACATCTTGACGAAGACCGCACCGGCGATCGCGATGACGATGCTCGTCATGGCGCTGCCGAACACGGTGCCGCCCACTCCCAGACCGGAGGTGACGCCGGTGGCCAGAGCGGATGCGCAGGCACCGGCGATGAGCTCGCTGCCGTGCAGCCCCAGACCCCGGGACTTCTCCTTGGCGGTGTCGGCGGCCTTCCTGGCCGCCTGTACCCCCGACTCCACCGGCGACGTGGCCGCAGTACCGGCCTCGGAGGGAGAAGCCGCAGGCGAGGACACGGACGCGGGAGGATCCACCGTTGCCTGGGCAGGAGAGGGGGAGACGGCGGCGACCGACGGCGTGACGAGTGGTGACGACGGGACCGGACGGGAGGGCCGTCCAGCCGCCGGACGGTGGCCCGCGGCCGTTCTCCCGGCGGTGGTGCCTGTCCGAGCCGGGCGGTAGATGCCCAGCGGATCATCATCGGCGGTCAACGGCCTGATCGTGGTGGCCTCCGGATCTGCCTGGCGATGGTCCATCCCGGGGTGCCGGTAGTGGGACCCCCACCCCGCGGGCACTGTGACCCGCCCGCCAGAGTGAGTGCTGTCGATGTGGGCACCGGAACCTCCACCGGAGGTCTCGTCTGGTGCCGGCCTGGTCACCTGAGCCATCAGTTCAGCCGCTCCTGTTCACATAAAATGTCCTACCAATCCCGCCACCGACGCTAGGCGTGCGGACTCCGCATCTCAACCCGGCTTCCGGATCTGGTACCTGGGGCAGAGGTGGATCTGCCACCGGAGTCGCAGCGAGGGCCCCGCCCATGGTGGACGGGGCCCTCGGCGCTGAGAGCGATCATTCCGGTCGCTCAGACCTCCACGGTCTCCTCAGCGGGAACGATGTCGACGACGCGGCGGCCACGACGGCTGCCGAACTTCACGTTGCCGGCGCGCAGCGCGAACAGCGTGTCGTCCTTGCCGCGGCCGACTCCCTTGCCGGGATGGAAGTGGGTGCCGCGCTGCCGGACGATGATCTCGCCGGCGTTGACGAGCTGGCCACCGAAACGCTTGACGCCCAGGCGCTGGGCATTCGAGTCGCGGCCGTTGCGGGACGAGGATGCGCCCTTCTTGTGTGCCATATCTAGCTACCTTCAGCCTTTGATTCCGGTGACCTTCACCTGGGTGTACTTCTGACGGTGCCCCTGGCGCTTGCGGTATCCGGTCTTGTTCTTGAATTTGAGGATGTGGATCTTCGGACCCTTGGCCTCGCCCAGCACCTCGGCGGTCACCGAGACCTTGGCGAGCGCATCCCTCTGGGAGGTGACAGACTCGCCGTCCACCAGCAGAAGGGGAGTCAGCTCGATGCTGCTGCCCACCTCATCGGTGACCTTGTCGATCTCGACGACGTCACCCACTGCCACCTTGTGCTGGCGGCCGCCACTACGCACAATCGCGTACACGCCTGACCTACTCTCGTTCGATGTCTTCTCACAGGACCGGAGTCACGGGGACCCCGGGCGAAGTTGACCGACGCTGGGGCGGGAACGCACCGTACAGGTCGGACCGGCCGCCA contains these protein-coding regions:
- the proB gene encoding glutamate 5-kinase; its protein translation is MATTDRVTGTPVSGRADIAGADRIVVKVGSSSLTQPGGGIDVTKVDALVETLAAARTGGRQVVLVSSGAIAAGFPALGMSRPPRDLAGRQAAASVGQGILLHRYEEDFARHHVTTGQVLLTVEDLVRPKSYRNAWSTLGKLLALGVVPVVNENDTVATGEIHFGDNDRLAALVAELVRAQALVLLSDVDSLYTAHPSEPGAERISRVDDVDSLSVDTSRSGSGVGTGGMATKLEAARIATASGIPVVLAEAADAIQAIGGDDVGTYFAPGTRRRPRKLLWLAHAASPQGEIHVDAGAVKALRDRKASLLAVGVTEVHGDFQAGDPVLMIGPDGRTEGRGLVSYSHDEVREMRGRSSAWLAREMGDGASREVVHRDAMVLTRRRRRPDEHREASARPARTIAP
- the obgE gene encoding GTPase ObgE — encoded protein: MAIPSFVDRASLLAVAGKGGDGCASVRREKFKPLGGPDGGNGGRGGSVVLRVDPQLTTLVDYHRLSVRKASRGEAGRGDDQNGANGEDVVLAVPDGTVVSDAQTGEVLADLTGAGAELVVAAGGRGGLGNTALATKARKAPGFALLGEAGEERKVTLELKVVADIGLVGFPSAGKSSLIASISRARPKIADYPFTTLVPNLGVVVAGETTYTVADVPGLIPGASQGKGLGFDFLRHIERCRALVHVIDCATYEPGRDPVTDLDVLEGELTAHGGLEDRPRMVVLNKVDIPDAAELAEMVRPDIEARGLRVFEVSTKSGQGLNELRFAMAEIVARTRENEPEAPAARIVLRPVPVGGGKEFTIRKQGDGEGGFLWKVSGAKPERWVAQTNFSNPEAVGYLSDRLNGLGVEDELLALGAQAGDAVAVGGEDAVIFDFAPQVESGAEILSRRGKDQRLEGERPSASRRRQEDKEYHEARDEFGVEGRDPRGRSWRARLAEERDRSDGDD
- the rpmA gene encoding 50S ribosomal protein L27, translating into MAHKKGASSSRNGRDSNAQRLGVKRFGGQLVNAGEIIVRQRGTHFHPGKGVGRGKDDTLFALRAGNVKFGSRRGRRVVDIVPAEETVEV
- the rplU gene encoding 50S ribosomal protein L21; amino-acid sequence: MYAIVRSGGRQHKVAVGDVVEIDKVTDEVGSSIELTPLLLVDGESVTSQRDALAKVSVTAEVLGEAKGPKIHILKFKNKTGYRKRQGHRQKYTQVKVTGIKG